CAAGATTGCATATTTTACTTCTGAAAGTAAACTtgtatgctttttaaaagatactcTAAAATAAAATCAGGTTCAGTTTATTATGTAGGCAAAATTTTAACGCTTCATTTCCAACAGAAATTGGGtggtttggatttttttcatttagcatttatttgactaaatatgcatttatttgaCTAATTTCTCTGACTAATTAAATACAGAGATATGAGATAAAATAATCCAATCAAGATGGATAAGATTAACATGAACACAATACTACTGTAGAGCTTCAAATTGTTTCTTGAAATAAAATGGTAGCCTGAAGTGTGAACCATAAGTGTTTAAGCGAGGGAGTGCCACATTTAATACATGAATATGTACGTGAAGAAATAAGAATACGTAACTCCAAAGTACTTATCCACTGCTCCATTTCTCCAACATGTTCTATTGGAAACTACTGTGTAATCAACGCTAACATTTACAGATACTTGTTTGTGGTTTATGAACCTAGATCTCTGTTTGGAACTTcataaataactataaatatCAAAACCTGCCAAGATTGtattcattttacagatttaaaataacgcccaaataagttaaataatttaaaatcaaatgaaaGGGCAAATGTGTTTGAACAGAAAtcgttgtttatttttatataacactTGATGTAACATGTATATTTACTCATGTATAAAATGTGCATAAGTACCTACCTCATAAGTATGAGGTAAATTAGTCTATAAATGTATTTACTTTATAGCATCTAATGATTTAATCTTTTCCAAATATTTGCAGTGATCTCTGATTATTTTCTGAGACTATTTCTTTCAAACTTTCTACAtaaagctgagagattttattttaaagccaaCATGGGTACTGCTGAAGACTATATGGAAAAATGAGTGGAAAAGATCCTAAGCATCTTTTTACTGATTCAAAGCAGCTCCATTttgatatgttttatatattttgttaaacatctttaaaagtagggccagatgcagtggctcacacctgtaatcccagtactttgggaggccaaggcaggtggatcacctgaggtcaggagttcaagaccagcctggccaacatcttgaaaacccatctctactaagaatacaaaaattagctaggcgtggtgatggtggtgcacacctgtaatcccagctacttgggaggctgaggcaggagaatcacttgaacacgggaggcggaggttgcagcgagctgagatcgcaccattgcactccagcctgggcaacaagagcaaaactccctcttaaaaaaaaaaaaatcctaaaaatccTAAAAAGTCACCAACTTAGGACAAGTTGTTAGAAGTGAATTTACCATGCTGGAGAATATGAACTTGTTTAAGGACTTCTGGTAAATTTTGAAGAGTGCAGTTGATTAGCAGCCAAATATGCTTTTGAGTATAGTATAGGAATGAACCCCTTATCCCCACAAAACTGAGTTTTAACCAAAAGCATGACTGCTTTTCATTTATATGGTTTCAGATCCGGCTAACGAGCTCATATCTCCCTCATTATGTCTGTTCTCAATAACTCCAAAGTCAAGCTTTTCCTTCTGATTGGGATCCCAGGACTGGAACATGCCCACATTTGGTTCTCCATCCCCATTTGCCTCATGTACCTGCTTGCCATCATGGGCAACTGCACCATTCTCTTTATCATAAAGACAGAGCCCTCGCTTCATGAGCCCATGTATTATTTCCTTGCCATGTTGGCTGTCTCTGACATGGGCCtgtccctctcctcccttcctacCATGTTGAGGATCTTCTTGTTCAATGCCATGGGAATTTCACCTAATGCCTGCTTTGCTCAAGAATTCTTCATTCATGGATTCACTGTCATGGAATCCTCGGTACTTCTAATTATGTCTTTGGACCGCTTTCTTGCCATTCACAATCCCTTAAGATACAGTTCTATCCTCACTAGCAACAGGGTTGCTAAAATGGGACTTATTTTAGCCATTAGGAGCATTCTCTTAGTGATTCCATTTCCCTTCACCTTAAGGAGATTAAAATATTGTCAAAAGAATCTTCTTTCTCACTCATACTGTCTTCATCAGGATACCATGAAGCTGGCCTGCTCTGACAACAAGACCAATGTCATCTATGGCTTCTTCGTTGCTCTCTGTACTATGCTGGACTTGGCACTGATTGTTTTGTCTTATGTGCTGATCTTGAAGACGATACTCAGCATTGCATCTTTGGCAGAGAGGCTTAAGGCCCTAAATACTTGTGTCTCCCACATCTGTGCTGTGCTCACCTTCTATGTGCCCATCATCACCCTGTCTGCCATGCATCGCTTTGCCAAGCACAAAAGCCCTCTTGTTGTGATCCTTATTGCAGATATGTTCTTGTTGGTGCCGCCCCTTATGAACCCCATTGTGTACTGTGTAAAGACTCGACAAATCTGGGAGAAGATCTTGGGGAAGTTGCTTAATGTATGTGGGAGATAAGAACTTGAACAATTAGGTAATAAATTATCAACCAGTAGGCATTTACTGTCATTTGCTATGTGCTTAATGCCATAGAAGTCACTAACAAAGGACTGGATGATGGAAGTGAAAAGCTATGTAGTGCAGAATTTATAATAAAGTTGAGAATATAACTGAAcaggatagaaaaaaataatcaagagatatataagatatagaggtttaattaacattttaaggGAAGTTGAAGGAAAATACTTCTGTGATGGAGCAGCTGGATTTGAGTCAACCCATAAAGAATGAATACAATTTGGGCAGATTGAGATTATCATTCAGTtagtatctattaaaaatacagatgatATACAAAGTCTAATCTCATACTGTCAAGGAAAGGTAAAATAGCTATGAAGGATGCTGATCTGATTACAATAGAAAGTGTAATTTAACAGATAGCAAGTGATATTTTGGATAAAATAAGTGAACCAGATTTTGGAGCACCTAAAAAAAGCTTTGAAAAGTCTAAATTCAGGAGGTGTTGGATGCCAATTTCTTCTCTACatgataaatttcattttaagaagAGCGTGCCTGTAAACATGGATTGAATTTGGGAGAGATGAGGAAGGAAGGTTAACAGGAGAAAGCACAATAATCCTGCTGTGAAGTGATGACTCAGAATAGGCAGGGAGAGAACAAGATCATTTAGCTGctgttgttatttttctgttataaaaCCAACATGTAAAttatggaaaattcacaaatgtaACTAAGTgactaaaagataattttaaaccCCCTATGGTTTTGCTGCTTagtttttttctgtgatttaGTCTTTCCCTgcgccttaaaaaaaaatcagcccctCTAATATGTTCTTAAAAATTGATTCCTGCAGGACACGACATTTGGTACCACAAtatttttcactaaaatttatatttaaaactttttttctcatgtaTAGAGGAAATATAtgatggaaaaatcaaaagattGAGTATACAGTTGAAAATACAATTTGAAGGGGGGCAAACAAGATTGACATGGCAATCTCGCTGGGATTCTAAGGTAAGAGTGTTgtaagcagaaaagaaaagcttttcaaAGGAACTGGGGACTTGAATGATGGGTTTGAATTTTGTCTTGAGGATTTGGCATAGGTGAGTGAATATTCAAAAACAGGCAACtacagagaattagaaaaaggaAACTGGGATGCTTATATGTCATGACTAGGAAAGTAGCCGTGGCCCTCTTAGACAATGATCCTTGGAAATAGACATGgaagtaaatacatattttaaacaaagtTTGGTTATCAAACTGTGAAGATCCTCTCTTGCTAAAGTCTCTCTAATATGCTTTTTTACCCATGATTTTCCACTGCTGTTATTTTAGTTCACATTTAAAACTTCCCCTGGATTCTCTGGTCATAGCTATTTGAaagatctttctaaaatgtaaatttaaccACAGCTAAAATGCTTCAGTAGCTGTGCAGTAACTTACAAGATAATGGCAAGGCTCTGTATATGCACAAGGCCTTTTCCATCATTCAGTACCTGCTTTTCTCTACTGCACTCTTCGTCAACATTCTCTGTCTTACGCTTCAACAGAGTAACATAAAGACATCATGTTACTTATATCCAAACCTCggtttttggtgtatttttttttttggtcagaaaaactgcattcattttctatttctgcataacaaattattaaaaacttagtggcttaaaacaatgcaaatgtatTGTTTTATAATTCTGTAAGCTGGAGTTCTGACATGGGCTTCATtgagctaaaatcaagatgttagcAAGCCTACATTCCTTTCTGGAGACACAGAGGAAAATCTGTTTTCGTGCATTTTCTGGCTTCTAGAGGTAACCCATAATTCTTGCCTCATAGATCCCctctttcatcttcaaagccaggaaCATTGCATCTTCCTGTGACTTTATTCTATAGTCTCATCTCTGACCATGGCCAGTAAGGAGTCTCTACTTCTAAGGATTCATATAATTAGACTGGGTTCCCCTGGATAATCTTGGATATTCTGCCTATGTTAAGGTTTTGAATGTTAATCAGTCTGCAAAGTATCATTTTCTATGTAAAGTAATATATTTACAAGTTTCAGGGGTTATAATGTTGAAATCATCAGGAGAGGGTGCACTCTGCCTACCACAAATACATTTTCTCAACTTctctttatctatttatttctttagcaGGACATTGCTAGATGTACTGTATTCATCTTTGCTGACACTTTTTGCTCCAAGTACAACAAATTTATACCTCAATTTTATTCCCTTTCTTATACACtgatatctacaccacaatttaaaataaatatgagccTTTAATTGTTTAAAGATTGCTTACATCTCTGCCAAATTGTAAACTCCATAGGCTACATATGTCTGCACATCTTAGTTTTTCTGTGCCTCTAGTACTTGGCACATATTTGGACAAAGAAGGGCCCAATAAATATCTATTGGTCAATTTGTAAATGCATGAGTGACCAtcatggaataaaaaaaaaactgctcatTACCTAAGCTCAAAATCTTGAGTATTCCCTGAGGACAGAATCCTAAAATTATAATATGTCAATCATATCCAATTGAAACATATAATCACACCTTCAGGCAGTTCCTTTCCTCCTGCTACAATCATGCCAGGCCTAAAGTAAAAACTGTAATGTCTCCTGAAATGTAACTGTCTTCTCTGCTAAAGGCCAGAGGTACTCAATAGATATTGGTTGGATAAATACGAAACCTGCAGTCACTGCAAATTCTGATCTCTGGGTATTACTGACTGCATTTTAAGACACCCTCCTTCTCTCAGTTTACCACTTGAATATTCTtgacaagaattatttataatGGTCTTTGTCATCAAGAAATGACAAATAATGATTTCAGCAAATAATGGACTTTGTTATCTCTCAGCTTTTTCTCAGAATATTTGCTTTGCTTAGGATGctatttttccttaatttcaCCTGGATACCTTCTGGCTGACTTTCAGGAATCAGTAGATCATCCAAAGTTGCAAAATGTGCCAGACATCCCCACTAGACAAATCCTTGAGGGTGGGAAATGTGTCTTGTTCATCAATTTATTCCTATTAATTTTTACAGAAATTGACCAGTGAGTGTTgaataatgaataaatgcataaatgtCAGCCTCTCTCTCAACCATCTTCAATTCACCAGTTAATGTAGCTTCCAGCTTACTTCGCTCCAGTCACACTGGTCTTCTTGCTATTCCTAGAACACTCAGGTTCATTTCTACTTCAGGACTGCTATACTTGTTCTGCCATTCTGCAATGTTCTTCcctcaagttttatttttcaaatatctaaCTCCATCATATTGTTCACAATTTTGTTCAGAAAAGCCCCTCTTTATAGAGGCCTTCCCTGCTCACCCATTCAATCGCTCTCAACCCATTACCCCACTATGTTTCCTTCAGAGTACTTTGCAGTGTATGAAATAGTTAATCATTTACTGTGCTGTTGTCTGTCTCTACCACCAAAATGTAAGTCAAGAGAACAGGTTTTGTTATCCTTTTGCCCACTATATTCCTATAATGTGTGCTTAGAGAGAGGAGAACACTCAACAACTTTTTTTTACCCAACTAACTTCTGCTTATAAGCACTTCAAGCCTTAACTAAGGCAACCCCTCTAGAAATCTACCTATGGCCCTCCTTCCCCTCAGGGTGGTTTCTGGGATCCCTCATTTATTTAACACACATTCTTCTTTGTGGTTTTTCATCTGtgttattatatttatgttttatgttaGGAATTAAAGTAACTAAAGTTTATTGTGAATAAAAGAACATGCTAAGAATTATATTAGAAAGttttacatatatgatatatctaaATTGCATAGACAGCCTTGTGGGGTAgacatttttagttctttttaaaataaaattgatctcagataaataaaataatttgtccaagTCACACAGTGAGGAAGTAGAACTTTCTATACCTGACCCCAAGTTTAGTATACTTGCTACTATATCGGAATAACTTTTAATTTATCATCAGACATAAGAGAACATAACTCCTTTATGGGGACTGAAATTACAAGTACACATCACAGAGAGAATCCAGCTGTGAAGCTGTATACATGCCTCAAAATTTTCAGtggtttaatgtctttttttctgaagttttctgTATACACAAGCATAAAAGACACATACCACTCATGACACTCACAgacatattttattcaatttgctGTGTACAACTAATCATAGGCCTTTTGCATGTTAATACACACAATTCACATATACACattgtaaaaataagaaattcataATGAAAGATGTTGGAATATTGAGCCTTAAAAAATGTGATTATGGGATCTGAGTTACATAACAGGCTGCTATAACCTAGGCAGCTGTAATCTTTGTTTCTCTTattgtaattttccttttctttaattacattgttttttaaaatgtaaaaaactatAGAATGCTAGACAAGACCTTTTCCCACTCCACTGTTGATCTTCATTATAGATTAACTTACGTCTCACTTCTCTTACACAAAAACCTCAGGACTATCATGTTGTCTAGCCTGGAATGTTAAACATACTctttcaaattggaaaagaaaaaaaaaacaagctctaACTATTCAAATTACTATAACTCACAAGTCAGCCTTAGTATGGAAAATGTTGTAGTCCTCTTAAATTTATTTGCTTTCCACGTGCATAAGCAAATCCTTAACTTTTCAGCTTCAGAGCAATGACCCCATTCCTTCGGGGTCTGTGTTACTCAAATGGTCATTCTCAACTTTGTGGCTAAATAAGCTCTTTTAAACTGGGTTCTGATCCTTTTGATTATTTTGGGGTTGATGATATCATTGCAGAAACAGTGTTCTCATGCCAAACAGGAGGGGACACTGGTGTTGGGAGCAGGGACAGGCATATCCAATGTTAAATGTCAGGTGTACTAGATTGCCTTGGAAGAGACCAACCTCAGGTGAGAACTGGCTCCACATACACTTCATAGTAGAAGACATTGTGTTCAGCCACACCCTTTCTTAATCTGCACTAAAACCATGCAGGAACGTGACATTCTCATGCTTCTCTCTAGGTGTTCGAAGCTCCCCTTGGCAATATCACATTCAAGCTTGCTTTCCTCACAGTTACCTCCAAGCCCAAATTGCAAATACTATATTGACATGTATTACTCAAAATGTAACTTTTATCTAGAATGTCTTGGGGGTACAATAACAATACAACATATAAAAGGGCATAACAAACTATCCTTGGTTCCTTGGCTTATAATCTCTTTCTGATACATTCAGTACCTCAATCTGTTTCCACTTCACCTCATTTTTCTTAAACCTTTCTGACATTCTAGAGAAtaaaaatggcaacaaaaacaacaCTTCAGATAATTCTCAGAATACGCTGTCCTCTCTCTCACTTCTGCTTCagctttgcacatgctgttcctttgGACTGGAACATATTTTTGTCTCCTTCCTCTTACAGTTTTTGACTGCCTAATGCCTACATTTCCCTTAAGGCTATTACTGTGTCAACTCAGGGAAAACTTTTCTGATGCTCCCTTCCCCCAGCTAGGGGAAGACAACTCCCaaaccaatttcttttttctttgaagagTACAATTAACATGTGATTGTATCACGAATCTTCCCAAAATTTAgtgtcttaaaaatatttattttgtttacaaaaCTGCAATTTTGGCTGAGTCAGAGAACAATTGATTGCTTTACCAGATGCCAATTGGAGAGGCTGGAAGGTTGGGGAATGGAATTATCTGAGGATTCTCTACTCATTGGTGGTTAACACTGACTCAGCTAAGGTCTCAGCCTTAGCTGAGTGAGACCTTGGCTGAGCCTACTGGATGGAACATCTACATGGGCCCTCTCCACGTCGCCTGGGCTTCCTCTTAGAATAGGGGCTGGGTTTCAAAAACAAGCGTTGAGTGAAACAGACAGAAATAGTGGTGGAATGgaggtggaagagagagagagagagaagatacatGGGCTATTTCCACAATATTCAATTCATGAGGCATTTACAAATTCTATCCAGTTTCAAGGGGAGAAGAAATAGACCCTATCTCTTTATGAGGAGTAGCAAGTTCCTGGAAGAGAATGTGGGTTTAGAATTATTGCTGTggctatttttagaaaataaaatttaccacGTCATATTACATTTTATCCCCCCTGCCCTTGCCACAACAGAGTGAGGGTTCTGTAAGGACTGTAACTCATCCCTGTACATATTTGTTGAGTaagtaaatgtcttctttattttatgCATGTTAGAAATTATAAAGGTTAGGCAAACAAGGGCACGTTTCAGGAGACAGTGGCTCTAACACTAGACACAGTTAGTAACAAAAGGTATGCGTCACTCGATCCCGGATCTGTTTGGTCTTCACACTGTAGACAATGGGATTCATcacaggaggaaagagaagataCATGAAACCCATGACCACCTGGACCAGGTGGGGTGCCTGCTTTCCAAAGCGATGGATGACAGAGAGGCCAATCATGGGAGTGTAGAAGAGCAGCACAGCACAGATGTGGGAAACACAGGTGTTAAGGGCCTTGAATCTCTCAGCCCTGGAGGCGATGGACAGCACGGTGCGCAGGATCAGAGCATAAGAGAAGAGGATGAGCAGTGAGTCTATACCCACTGTAGAGACGATGACAAACATGCCGTAGATGCTGTTGGCCTTCATGTCGGCACAGGCCAATTTCATCACTTCTTGGTGGAGACAATAAGAATGTGAGAGAACTGGGGAGCCACAATAGGGGAATCTTTTGAGCATAAAAGGTAATGGAAAAATGAGTGCTACACTACGACCCAGAGAGACCAGGCCAATCCTGCCAATGACTGTGTTGGTGAGAATGGAAACATAGTGCAAGGGGTGGCAGATAGCCACAAAGCGGTCAAAGGCCATAGACAGTAGCACAGAGGACTCGAGGAAGGAGAAGCAGTGAATGAAAAAGAGCTGAGCAAAGCAGGCATCATGGCTAATTTCTCGTGCTCCAACCCAAAAGATGCCCAGGACTGTAGGGAGAGTGCAAAGGGACAGACCCAGGTCAATCAGAGCCAGCATGGACAGGAAGAGATACATAGGTTCATGAAGTGAGCGCTCTgttttaatgataaaaagaatTGTGCAGTTGCCCAGGATGGAAACCAGATACGTGAAGCACAGTGGGATGGAGATCCAGATGTGCATGCGCTCCAGCCCAGGGATGCCACTCAGCAGGAAGGTAGCAGAaacgctgctgctgctgtttcccAGAGATCCCAGGGTCATTGTGTGAGGAGACAAGGGGGAAGGTGGGTGCCCTCCAAAATCCTGAAGTAAATTGAGGCAATACTGGTGATTGCACCTggtggaaattaaagaaaaaaaatagaatcaaataTACCTAGAACTGTGCAGCTCTTTCTAGTGGTTATTTCTTTCTGGTCCTTGACTTCCTCTCAATATCTTTTTGAGGAAATTTGTCTCATAGTTTCAATAagaagcaaaggcatggaatTGTGAAGTGATGCGCCAAACTGGGTGAGTTGGAGATTCTAAATGAGCCGCTCCACCCTTTTTGCTCTTTTCTGACTTCTGTATCAACCAGGTCTTCTTAGCCACTAGAGTTTTTACTAGTCTCACCCAATGGGATGCACccaggggccgggtgcagtggctcacgcctgtaatctcagcactttgagggccgaggcgggcggatcatgaggtcaggaggttgagaccatcctggctaacacagtgaaacccagtctctactaaaaaaaaaaaaaatggtgtgggaggagggagaattcAGCCTCCCTCTGCTGGCACTGTGGGTTGGCAGTGGCTGTGTTCTGCCACTGAAGGCCACAGCTATTGTTGGGGACTTTTCTCTTATAGCAGCATACTCCTTGTGTTGTAGTCCTTGCTCTCTGCTCCTTCAGACTAAGAAGTGAGAGTTTCCTCATTATTCCTCTTGGCCCTATTTAACTTTGCCTGCCTCTTACAAATAGAtcttttactggaaaaaaaaaaaaagtcctcacaTGCCTTTTTT
This genomic window from Pan troglodytes isolate AG18354 chromosome 9, NHGRI_mPanTro3-v2.0_pri, whole genome shotgun sequence contains:
- the OR51A7 gene encoding olfactory receptor 51A7, translating into MSVLNNSKVKLFLLIGIPGLEHAHIWFSIPICLMYLLAIMGNCTILFIIKTEPSLHEPMYYFLAMLAVSDMGLSLSSLPTMLRIFLFNAMGISPNACFAQEFFIHGFTVMESSVLLIMSLDRFLAIHNPLRYSSILTSNRVAKMGLILAIRSILLVIPFPFTLRRLKYCQKNLLSHSYCLHQDTMKLACSDNKTNVIYGFFVALCTMLDLALIVLSYVLILKTILSIASLAERLKALNTCVSHICAVLTFYVPIITLSAMHRFAKHKSPLVVILIADMFLLVPPLMNPIVYCVKTRQIWEKILGKLLNVCGR
- the LOC466359 gene encoding olfactory receptor 51G2, whose product is MTLGSLGNSSSSVSATFLLSGIPGLERMHIWISIPLCFTYLVSILGNCTILFIIKTERSLHEPMYLFLSMLALIDLGLSLCTLPTVLGIFWVGAREISHDACFAQLFFIHCFSFLESSVLLSMAFDRFVAICHPLHYVSILTNTVIGRIGLVSLGRSVALIFPLPFMLKRFPYCGSPVLSHSYCLHQEVMKLACADMKANSIYGMFVIVSTVGIDSLLILFSYALILRTVLSIASRAERFKALNTCVSHICAVLLFYTPMIGLSVIHRFGKQAPHLVQVVMGFMYLLFPPVMNPIVYSVKTKQIRDRVTHTFCY